One window from the genome of Mycolicibacterium gadium encodes:
- a CDS encoding DUF5319 domain-containing protein: protein MRDHLPPGLPPDPFADDPCDPSAALDALEPGQPLDPQERTAVEADLADLAVYEALLAHKGIRGLVVCCDECQQDHYHDWDMLRANLLQLLVDGTVRPHEPAYDPEPDAYVTWDYCRGYADASLNEATTDTDGYR from the coding sequence GTGCGCGACCACCTTCCGCCGGGTTTGCCGCCCGATCCGTTCGCCGACGACCCGTGCGACCCGTCGGCCGCGCTCGACGCCCTGGAGCCGGGGCAACCGCTGGACCCCCAGGAGCGGACAGCGGTCGAGGCCGATCTCGCCGACTTGGCTGTGTATGAAGCGTTGTTGGCGCACAAGGGAATTCGCGGTTTGGTCGTGTGCTGCGACGAATGCCAGCAGGATCACTATCACGACTGGGACATGCTGCGGGCGAACCTGCTGCAGCTGCTGGTCGACGGTACGGTCCGCCCGCACGAGCCGGCCTACGATCCCGAACCCGATGCTTACGTCACCTGGGATTACTGCCGCGGTTACGCCGATGCCTCTCTCAACGAGGCCACCACGGACACCGACGGGTATCGCTGA